A region of the Curvibacter sp. AEP1-3 genome:
TCAGTGTGAAATTCTCATTGACCTCATCGAGCGCATCGTTGGTGATGGGGGTGCGCACCAGCACGGAGGTCGTGCCTGCAGCGATGGTTGCAGTCGTGGCGTTGGACCAAGTGGTACCACCATCGGTCGACACCTGCAGGTTGGTGGCGGTGGCGCTGCCGTAGTCGGTACCGGTTCCGGTGGCGGAGCCGTTGGTCAAGGCCAAGTTGACCGAGGTTGCAGTCGTTGAGGCGTTGTTCAGGCTGACCGTGAACTGTGCAAAACCGGCGTTCTCTGCCACGGTTGGGCTCGAGACCGACAGGGTTGGCGTGTCGTTGTCGGTGCCTCCTGTTCCGGTGCCATCGTCACGGATGGTGCCCACACCCAGGTTGTCGGTGATGACAGCGCCGACGGCGTTGGAGAGGTTGATATTGAAAGACTCAGCGCCTTCAAAGACCGTGTCGTTGTTGATGGAGACGGTGATGGTCTGGGTGGCGACGTTGGCGGCGAAGTTCAATGTGCCTGCGACGGCGGTGTAGTCGTTGCCTGCGCCGGAGGTGGCGGAGTCATTGGCGCTGGCGTACTGGACGGAGGCGGCCTGGGTGAGGTCGCCTGCGCGGGTGACGGTGAAGGTGACGGTGCCGGCGGCCTCATTGATGATCACATCGTTGATGGAGAAGCCTGGTCGGTCATCGTTGGCAGTGCCGCCACCGGGCAGGGTGCGGCCATCGTCGACGATGGTGCCGGTAGCACTGGAAGTGCCCAAGGTAGCGCCGGAGACATTGGAGAGGGAGACGGTGAAGTCTTCGCTGATCTCGTAGGTCGTATCGTTGGTGATGTTGACCGTAATGGTCTTGGTCGTCTCATTGGCCGCAAAGGTCAGAGAGCCGTTGGTTGCGGTGTAGTCCTGACCGGCAGTGGCAGAGCCATTGGCGGTTGCGAAATCGACGGTGACAGGCAGGTTGGTCGAGCCGGTCTTGGTGACGGTGAAGGTGACGGTGCCGGCGGCCTCATCGATGACCACATTGGAGCCGATGGAGACAGAAGGACGGTCATCGTTGGAGGTACCGCCGCCGGGGAGGGTGCGGCCATCGTCGACGATGGTGGCGACTTGAGAGTTGTCACCGATGGTGGCGTTGGTGGGCGTGCTGATTTGCAGGCTGAAAGTCTCGGCACCTTCGAAGACCGTGTCATTGGTGATGGGCACGGTGATGGTCTTGGAGGTCTCGTTGGCTGCAAAAGTCAGAGTACCTGCGGTCGCGGTGTAGTCGCTGCCGGCGGCGGCGGAGCCGTCCACGGTAGTGAATGCCACGGAGGAAGCCAGATTGGTGGAGCCGGTCTTGGTGACCGTGAAAGTGATGGTGCCTGCGGCCTCATCGACGATGAAGTCTGATCCCACGTTGAAGACCGGGCGGTCGTCGTTGGCGGTACCACCGCCGGGCAGAGTGCGCCCGTCATCGACGATGGTGCCCACGCCTTGGCTGTCGGTGATGACAGCGCCGACGGCGTTGGAGAGGTTGATATTGAAAGACTCAGCGCCTTCAAAGACCGTGTCGTTGTTGATGGAGACGGTGATGGTCTGGGTGGCGACGTTGGCGGCGAAGTTCAATGTGCCTGCGACGGCGGTGTAGTCGTTGCCTGCGCCGGAGGTGGCGGAGTCATTGGCGCTGGCGTACTGGACGGAGGCGGCCTGGGTGAGGTCGCCTGCGCGGGTGACGGTGAAGGTGACGGTGCCGGCGGCCTCATTGATGATCACATCGTTGATGGAGAGTGTTGGCGTGTCGTTGTCAACAATGGTGCCAATGCCTGTCACTCCCCCCATCGTCAATGGAACAGTTTCATTCTGCTCATACAAAAGATCGTCGATCGCCGCAATTGAGACGGTAAAGCTACTGACACCACTAGGAACAGTCACAGTGCCTGTCGCGGAGTTATAAGTTACACCGTTACTGAATATGGGAGTGCCATAGTCCGACGAGGTTGCAGTGCCGCTTCCAAGTGAAAAGGAATAAGTAGTCGAAGTAATCGTGCTTCCAGATAGCGAAACACTGTAGACCAAGGTATTGCCCTCAGTTTGGGTCGGGCTCGATACGCTGCTGACAGTGGGTGCCGGCGCCGTTGTTAGTTGGGTGCCGAATGGGGGGAATTCCTCCGAACTACTGTCTGCAGCTCTGTCAATGGATAAGGGCGTTACTGTTTCATTGATACGTATTACTCGCACAAAACTGTGCGAGTCACTCGCATCTCCCCCACTTAAACCGGCAGCTGTCGGATCCAGTTCAGCAGAAAGATCACCTCCAGATGCAATGACTCTGGCGATGGCTGCAGGACTGCTGTTGAGGTCTTTGAGTGCTGCGTTGGTTGCATCTTCTGGAGCGAAGCCCAATAAATTGGCATCAATTAGCAGTTCGCGACCCGACTCAAGGCTGATTTCCCGTCCGTTCGGGAGTGCAAGCTCCAAGCGCGTCCCGTCTTCGGTAAGAACAATTTGGCCTTCCTGTATCTCATCACCCAATTTGATGGCGCGTTTGCTACCGTCAGGTGAAACCACCCATGCATTACCTTGCAGGATGACAACAACGCCGCGGGCTTGGGCAGAAATTTGGGAAGTAGCCATGTAAAAACTCCAGAGACAGCAAAACTAGCTGATCAATGTAGTGCTTTACCGGCTCCTCGCCTATTGGACTTAAGTACAGGGTGTGTGACGGATTACTGAATTCCGTGCACTTTCAAGGCAAGCTGCAGTCGGTCTGTGACCCCTAGCTTTTCGAACACGGCACTTAAATGCGCCTTGACGGTGCGTTCAGTAATGTCGCATTGCTCTGCTATAGCCAAGTTCGATGCGCCATGGGCTGCCATTTTGGCGACTTCGCGTTCCCGGACGGTGAGTTCAGCATCCCAAGCCCCCGGCGTGGAACGTATTGAAGGTTTCGCGCGGTTTGCCGTTTGGATCAATTGCTGCATCAAATGCTGGCCTATCCAGACGTGGCCGGCCATGGTGACCTGGTGGACCTGCAGGAGCGTCTCCGGATCCGAAAATGCATGGCAATAACCTGCGCATCCAAGGTCCAAGGCTGCTATCGCTTCTTCATCTTTCGGGTATGAGCTTGCGGCCACAATGCGCATTTGCTTGTCATGCAAAAGATCGTTCCATTCAGTCGAGGCCCATGGGGGTACATCACCCACCTTCAGATCCAACCAAATGACGTCGCCATTTCTCCGGGCTAGCTGCTTGAGAGCTGCAAAACTTTCCAGCTCAACAGCGGACTTGATCTTTAGCGCGTCCCGCCAGTGCTTCAATAACCCTTTGTCTTTGCTAACCAGCAAAGGCGCCGTATTCCTTCTCATCGCTCTGACATCGCCTTTGACTTTGCGCGCAGGATGGGCTTCATCAGATATGCCAGCACGGATTTTTTGCCTGTCAGGATGTCGACTTCCGCCACCATGCCAGGAATGATGGGCAATTTTTGTTGACCGATCGTGGTGGAAAGGGTTCTTACGCGGACCACAAAGAACGCATTCCCCTTCTCATCGACAACACTGTCAGCGCCAATTTGCTCCAACGTGGCCTCCAAACCGCCATACACCGCAAAGTCATAGGCAGTAAACTTGACAAGCGCTTTTTGGCCGGGGCGCAAAAATGCAATATCTCGTGGCAAGACGCGTGCTTCCAATAGCAAAGCATCGTCAGATGGCACTAATTCGATGAGATCTTTGCCGGGTTGAACTACGCCGCCCACAGTGTTCACACGCAGCTGTTTGACCGTTCCGTTGACCGGTGACCTGATCTCGGTCTGTTTAACCCGGTCCTCGAGCGCGGTGCTGCCTTCAGAGAGGGCATTCAGCTTGGCATTGGTTTCGCTCAACTCGGAGCGCGCGATATTTCTGA
Encoded here:
- a CDS encoding response regulator transcription factor, which produces MLVSKDKGLLKHWRDALKIKSAVELESFAALKQLARRNGDVIWLDLKVGDVPPWASTEWNDLLHDKQMRIVAASSYPKDEEAIAALDLGCAGYCHAFSDPETLLQVHQVTMAGHVWIGQHLMQQLIQTANRAKPSIRSTPGAWDAELTVREREVAKMAAHGASNLAIAEQCDITERTVKAHLSAVFEKLGVTDRLQLALKVHGIQ